The Heliangelus exortis chromosome Z, bHelExo1.hap1, whole genome shotgun sequence genomic sequence GGGAGCCCTTAAATTACTTCCCCTgacagaaagggaagggaaaccCAAGACCTAGTAGAGTATTTTAGCAGACTGATTGCTGGGGCTTATGCTTCTAGTCTTTGCTACCTTGCATTTTATGGACAAAAGACATAAGCACCAAATAACCATGTACTCTTAAGAACTTTAGGGACTGCTTTTTAGTGGCACAAGTCAGTATGTCCCAAAATTCACTACTTCTATTTCTCTTcatcaggagaagaaaagcttaTTACATTACTTGGTAAAATACAACTTCTACTGTTCAGAATTTTATCAGCTTCCActtctaatgaaaaaataatttatttacctGAACCTTTATTGTGCCAGCCATTATGAAAACAAGCACACTGGGCCTAGGAAAGCACAGCACTAACCCTGCCCTTTGACAGAATTGGTATGTAAGTTCTTAATACAATGTTTTTCCTGACCCAAGATTAGCATTAATCCCatagaaagaaaggaaaatcaagaCAAAAAAGTATTTAGAATAGTTTAGCTTCAGCAATAAGGCCTAAGCTGAGGAAAATTTTTTGTATTCACACCTGTAATGTAGCTTGACATGGATTTATGGATTTGGGCAATTTTTCTTACATGAAAGAGCAATGTGTTCCCCACAGTCTACAATGCAGTCAGAATACCACGTTATACTGCTGCAATGTGTTACCCTAAGTATATGTTTAAACCCCATCTAAGATTTTGCTATACTTAAGCTGTGACATTTTAATTTCCGAGGGAAATCACTACTTACTCTTTCACCTGCATCACCGCATGCTCCGTTTTTCACTCATCACAATGTAACTGTAGGTAGCAGTAGTGCACATTACTGGTAACGGGAGTTCATAAAATGTGTTCGGAGTTACTGGTAAGTAATCCTGAAAATGAAGTAGTGCAGATGCATAAAAAGCTTTACAAGGGAAGAAAGGTTTCCAGACATTTATTTCTGGAACTGTACACCAGGTATTAAAGtacaacaaatacaaaataatgctcaaaaaaaatcagtgtttatGTACAAATATTAAAACCAATATAACAATAGCGACTTCCTCTTGAACATCTGATACTAAAACATGTTCCGATTGTCACTAAATCTGTTGTTACGCACAGGATACTTACTTTGGACTGAGAATAACTGGAATCTCTGTTCTATTATGAGCACTATAACCATTCCTAATGTAATTTACAACTGATAGTATCTTCCTTATTCTTTCGGTGAAAAATAGGAATAACAAAAATAGTAACCTTGttgttattttataaattactgTATTTAGTTTCCCTATTTGTAGACAATGTGCTTGTAATGCTGGGCAAATAGTGTCCCTGTTGGTCAGTTTATCCATTAATTTACATTCAAAGTTGAAATATTCACTAGAGACTTTGGTTAAATTAAGTAATATCACTATGTTCTACTTTATCTGAAGTTTTCCTACATGCTTGACccttggttttaaaaattagaaaaggaaacaattgCACACTTCATTGACCTAATTGTACACAATTTAGTATTCTTCAAACAGTACTGTGCATCCTTCAAGTAAATTAATCCTTTTGACCACGACAAGAGGAAAACTAAACATTAAAAACCTAGCATGAGAAGATGATGCATGACTAACCAACGTAAAAGTATTGCTATAATCACAGCACCAGTTACACTTCTAAATGCATCAGCTACCCTCTTCAGATCCCctgtacataaaaaaaatacatttaccaATAATGCAATTGCCCATTAcggattttttggtttgtttgtatAAAGAAGGGTGgtaaaagacaaagaattcaTCACAGTTTGTTATAAGAATTGTGCTTCACCATCTAAAAACCAAGGAAATGTGGTTTTTTCACATGGCTGCAACTTAGTTATGTTCATAATGACTTTCAAAACGCAATTCTTTTAATAAACAGTAACAACTTCtccatttaaatgtttaaactgagagaaaaataagtcAGTCCAgctcttaaaagaaaagttCAATAAATAACTATTTTACATGGATAAAGTCATAGTGGTACAAATTTATGAATGTCACATCAAGCATGCACAAAAATGTTACTATTCACAGAAGTAGtcagaaaatattgaaatagaTATCTAGAAAGATATGAAGaatttacatatttacaaaaTCTTGCAAATTATTGCCTCATTTTAACAAGGAATTAAAAGTAAACGATACCAGCTAGCTAGCCAACAGGCTAAATAAGATCAGCATCTAAAAATCTATCAGACTAGCTGGaattcatttttctctcatataattttctgaattttggtCAAAAGTCTTCATTAAATAACTAAAGTGTCCATTCAACTTGCTGACAACCCAAACCTTAGACAACTCTCCGTCTACATTAAGAGCCCAGCAATGCATAGATAAACTGAACATATTACTGCATCAGCTAATGAGAATGGGCATGTTCATTTAAGTGCAACTGGGATATGAATTCAGTCACCTTTGTATAATGATTTTTATATGGACCAGACATTCACTGTAAACCCACAGAGTGTATAACAATTGAGAATTATGGCCAGTATTCTACcaaattatgtaaaatatattgATTCATAAAAGAAACAAGGTACAAATTTCAGCACAAAACATAGCTACAAGCAGCTGACAGCTTGGCTAAAAATGTCAAGAGTATAACACAGGGCCAAGGCTACCTGCTTTAACTGTGTACTTACTAAATTTATGTATTGCAGATGTGTAAGTTAAGAAAGGGTTACAAAATtacctctatttttttccactgtgctaaactgatttgtttttaatatggTACATGTGCTATTGCGGAAACACTTCAAAGCAATCTTCATTACAATGCTGTAAAGAAAACTATATGCTGCATCCAGAACTCAGGATGTCAATGCAGTTCACAGTATGCATAATAAATACCCTCTTCCCTTTCAAATATTAACGTAACTACTTTCTAATTACTCAGCATAACCTTGAAGCAACTATTACAAACATCAACAATGCAAACTTAATCActtgaataatgaaaaaaaaaattagtggcAATTAAATTTGTAAAACAGTGCAAAGAAAAAGTACAGAGGGAAAGGGGTAATCCTACTTAAGTAAGGTTAGGATTCTCATTAGAAAACCCTGCGAGCTGTTTACTACAACATGATACAAGCCAACACTATGTTTGGTTGGACTCTCCTGCAGAAGTTAGAATAAATGTTTGCAAGACAAACTTCCTGGATGGTTAAATTGCACTCaatgttcaaaataaaaataataattaaaaaaaaatactgacgTTAAATAGTTGCTTTTATGGGAAACATTTTTACCCATCTTTTCCTATTTCACCAATGTAGTGAAGTGCTGTTTTTGAGCCATGACTtgccaaaacaaataaatgcaagCACACTAAAGTAAAAACTTTCAAATATGTAGTTCAAGGTTCTACTATTCCTATATAAACTAGGTAGTCCCTCAAAACTGTAATGCTTTGAACTGCAGTGCTCCAAACAATTTAAGGTGTCTTGCAAATGTAGACTGCTTAGTGGTAAATCCTAAGTGTGCAGACTGTGGCTTTAAATTACACCGACTATGTTAGGAAAGTTAATGTACACGAATATATTGCTCTTCAAAGTTGTGGACAAAGCCCATCCAACTACAGCATAGCCTAATTAAGTAAGTTTAAAGTACACAGACACCAATTGCAGCATAATAACTTCTTCATAAGGTAGCCAGGACCTACAATTTTTCAACAGCACTGAAGTGTAGGTGTTCCCACTTGACTCATGGTAAGTCCCTTGTGCTAACCTCCACCAGGATGAACTCGCTGTTTTGTAAACTGAAGTGCTCTACTTTAGTATCACATGAGAGAAGGTTCAATTAAAAACTCCTTGAATGTTTGTGCAGTTTAAATTAAAGAAACCCATCCCTGCCTTtgtatgaaaagaaacaaaaaataaaatgctacatTGAGCAGGGATCGGGATCAGTACCTGTAAACATTGTTATTCCACTGCATCCATTACAGCAAAAGTAACTTAGCCTAAAAAGCCACTCCAATACCTTCAAAACTTCCGTGCTGGTTTGGAAATGGTGGCCTCTGTCTACAGGCTTTACAAAAATTTGAAGCAGAGCTTAAAGCTGCACCACAGAGTTCTCTTAGTTCCAAACTCCATCAATCATCCTATGACATTTCCACATTTAtggacttgaaaaaaaaaattactcttgaTAAATCAAGATATAGTTCTATACATATGAAGACATCACTGATGTCATAAAGTTCAAACTTCCAGTGAAAGACTAAGCAAACCTGATAGCTCTCATCAAGTTTGCTACTACTGCATAAAGTACCCACTGTTTGTTCAGTTTTCCGCAGTCATTCTGAGTGAAGGGCAGCATGTTGGTGAAGAGTGTGGGCATTGATAAAGCCATTTGTGTCATTTGCAGACAGACTACTGAAGTCAGCCACTGAAACAGCCATTTTGGCACTGGTAATATGGTGTGTGTGGTTCTCAAAGTCCACACCAAGGTTGTTCACAGAAACATCATTCATGAAAGATTCTGGGACAGCAATTCCCATTTTCAATCTCTTTGCAGGTCTTTCTGTGTCCTCACTGCATATGTTCATTTGATTTAGCTCTGAATGATAAAAGCCAGTTTCAAATAAGTTGAAACAATCACTTTCACCATTGCTAGGCAAGTTAAGCAATTCTTCTGTTCCAACAGGCACATGATTCACTGGTGCTCGGGGTAAGCTGTCCATTGGAGGAAAGGCATCATCCAGGCAGTTCACATCTGGAGTGTGACAGACCGTAGCTACACTATTtgtcagtgctggaaaaaagaTGAACACAAATGCAAATGATATAGTTATTTGCATAGATacaagaaaaagattttttttttcttgatttacCTGTCAACTCATTGGCAGTGATAGAGTTCAGAATGCTGAGCTGTTGATCAGGAATGGTTTCTGTTCGACTATTAGATGTTAAGGCTGAAGAATGCATTGCTCCACCAAGGGCTTCTGCTTCATCTACCAAACGATCCATGTAGTCCCTAAATGAATATTGTATCCATAATGAATTACTTAACAGGAAAACAAGGCCTAAAAATTAAGATGGATTCAATTTTAATTGCCATTGTTGTATTACACTGCAATGGCAGaaggtaaaaaacaaaaaagcttctACATTTATGATTTGCAACATAAAACATATTCCAAGAATGTTTTACTTACGTAACTCCTGGATGATGGTTATATCTCTTTTTTCCAAATCTTGTCTGCTGAGCAAAGTAATCATAACGTTCTGACTTCTTCCACATGTAATAGAAAGCCACACACTCAGCAACTGTTCTGGTTCCTACCTAAAAGGCAAGAACAATTGACAAGATTAATGCAAGGACTTGTATTTGTCACCTCACTAATTCCTGCTCATGCAGTGTTCTTGGTTTCATTACTTCAGtatctggaaaaaattaataaaattaggAGAGCTCAAACAAATCTGCAGTTTCAAGTAATTATTACATTTGTTCTACTCTATGTACtactgactttttaaaaattataactGTACCTACATCTGAAGCATTTATATCtaaatatagtatttttttaaacgTAAGATACACTCTCTCTTCAGATGGAAAAAGCTGAGCATGTCAGTGACCTAAGAGAAGTGAATCAGAAAAGATTTTGGGTACTTACTCGTTTCAGGAAAGTCCAGAACTGTAGAtgttttaaacagcaaaataaaattacagagtATTCAAAAGACTTATTTTTATCTATGTTaactgtttgtttctttccctgaaaCTGAGGCTGCTTAGTGAAATTAGACTCCTGGAGAAAAAGTCATTACTTTTACCTCTATTCTTATAAATGATGcagaaacatttcaaataatCATCAACACACAGTTCTGGTTTAAGTTTTACAATTCCAGCAGTAAACAACACTTGAGCTTACAGAAACAacagtcaaataaaaaaatgctttggcTGTAGTAATAAGCTTTGCTAGTTTAGTCACATACACCATGCAGGGGAGGAAACTAGCATATGACCATCTCTTCATACACAAAATTTCAGCACTTAGCAGAAAAGTGATAAAGAAACACCTTGTTGAATTTCTCCCCAGCTGCCTAGCTGTTAATTTCCCAATACATGTGATACCAGCTATGTTGGGCCCTAGAAGTTCCACTTAACTTTCTGGCAATTTACCTagctggaaaaaaccccaacagtttagagttgttttttttttttttaaaaaaaaaacatcttagGACAAAGTCCACAGTGACAGAAATGCTAACTTACTTTGTTGCatgctgtaaaaatatttctttgcatttctgatGAATTACTGCTTGTTGGTAAGGCCCATTTAGAATCTGAACCACCCAAATATTATTTAGGACAAATTAAGCCAGGTATTAAGCAGGACTGAGTGTTGTTGAACAGCAAACACAACCCTATAAAGTTTAcctgaattaaaacaaaacaggcagatgcctaaagaaaaaaaaaacaaaaccaacaaacttcAGGGTGGTATCAAAGCATAAACgaaacacactgaaaaatttgaaaaaacagaaaccGTCAACTGTtgcttttttatattaaaaaaacaagataaaaatttCTGCTCTTTAGGCACACAGGAGTAAAACAGAAGCACTGGTACAGCGCTTCATACAAACAGATGAGGATTAGAACTCCACTACTGGCCAGAAAACACCATACTGAAAGATGACTACactttctgaaaacacaaagagcTTAGCCTGTTTCGGTAACATTACACCTTCCTGGTGTAACAAAAGCAAGATGCATTTTCCCTTCCTGTATGGAAATACTGTACTTTTAGGAGACACACATTGAAACTAAATTATAATGTAAATGCATAGATGGAAGTAATATGAATATAAGTTGATTTCAGAGACTGACTCATCCCCAAGAGCCAAGCTTTTTCAATGACCTCTGAGAATAAATTAACACAAAAAGATGCCAAGTTGGTGGTCTTAATACTCTGGTTCTTATTTCACCCTTCTGAGTGGCCTATGACAAATGCATTGCTTTCAGAGGTTTTCAGCATTGTATCTATCATCTACCAGTTCTTCCATATAACTGTAAAATACTAACCTTGTTTTTCTGTATGAGATGGAAGTCTTTTCCATAAAGCAGAAGTGCATGTTCAAAGCTTCTGCATTCTTCTTCTGTCCATGCTGTCATCTCTTCTAGACAGTCACAGAAGTAGCATGATTAACTTGATTTCACTCACTAACCTTTTACAAATAAAGTGTTTGTTGCCAATGgattaatataaaaatgaattCTAAAACAATCAACAGTTCAGTTATTTAGATCCCTGTTCTTTCCTCAACTATACTGATAACCCACGTGTATCAAACATCCTTCTTTATAAAGACTCATAAAAGAATCTGACTTAGGAAATCTTTTTGTAAGTGTGTCATTAAAAAACAAGGTTTGATAACATAACCAAGGTATAAGTGAGATTGCTTCTTTACTGTTTTGCAACAATCACTGTTCTTTGTATCCTGTATGAGAaggcattcagaaaaaaatggatgcCACTACTCTCAGCAAAAAGAAAGCTTGAGTGAGATCAGCCCTGCTGTGCAAATTGTGACAACTTTGCTAGGCTGTACCTTCTCAGGAGCCAAGGAGCCTAGGCCGAGTCTTATCAGGAGCTAGCAGTATCAATCTGAGCTGGAACTAGACAAAACTAaaactgctgcagctgcatgcCTGCACAAAGAGGGAGGCTGACTATGTGTCAGTCGCTTCGCGCTGTAAGTATCTGGCAGGCCCTCCAGAACCCACTCTACTCTGCAGCAGCAACACACTGCTCAAGGGTGGTCTCCCCTTCAGAAGAGAAAGGACACCTCTCAAGGTTACCCTTTGGGGTTAAGACCCTCCCTACCAAGCACCTGATTCCTGCAATAATTTAAGTGGTATTTTACATTAAACCTAAAAGTATACTTTATACTAGTGACATGTATGTATATATCAAGGTATAGCTTAATTTTCAGAGATGCAGTTAAGTACTAGTGTTTTGACCACTGCCTAGATAttgattatttattattaaatcaTTGTTAAATCACTGTTTAATTACTTTTCAAATGCTGCTCAATTACAATTTGGTCACCAATCATCAACTATCATTTGATCATTTAATCACTAACAAAACTGTCTAGTTAACCCCATAACAATGACTTTTCTTAATAATTCACCTGCCATAATAAGTTAGATTTCACAACTGACTACTTAAGAAGTTAACCCTTCACTGAAATTTTCAGATGATATGGTGTGTGAAAAACAAGGTAAATGGAGTAAGACAAAAGAAGAGTTGAACCTTTTAAGAGGGGAaagtaaagagaagaaaataaattatatacaAGAGACTGAGCAGGTCTTTAAGAGTTGCATTATCCCTACAAGGAATGTGAAGTTAATGAGACTGTTACAAGACAAggctgaaagcaaaaagcaacaaaaaaaaagctgttgtcTCTCTGAATTGAGGAATTGCTTAAATAAGTGGGGGAGAAAAATGAACAATGCAGAAAGGCAGGGGATAAACTACAATTCATGAAAAATTGGGCTCCGAATTTCCCCAAATCCTATGAAAATTTGTAAGCTAATAATTCCTCCAGGAGACTgggacagaaatattttggagaAGCCCAGTGAAGTACTTAGCAGTAACAGCGAATTATATCAATCAGAATTTAAGGTAGCCCCTATCCTTAAAATTGAGGTACATGCCAGACCTTAAGGGCATAGCCAGAGAATTACTATATTatagtattatatatatactattTAAATACCTCCTTCAACTGGCCAATATCCACAAAAAATATGTAGAATTGAGGCTTCATGAAAGAAGACTGAGTATCTCTGGCTTGTCTCCTTAACTGAAGAAGACTGTATTGTGCAATACCAGAATGGCTTTTGGTGTCTTGAACAAGCGTCCAGTTTTTGGCTGAATCATGCATCAGTTTTTTGCTTAATCTGTTGTTATTACTAccagtattttgttttcttttatttcaattattatATTGTTTTTATCTCACCTCATGAGTCTTTTCATacttctgattctctcccccaGTTCCTCTGAGGgtgaggagagagagagcaaggAGCTGCATGGTACTTCACTGCCTGATGTGTTTAAAACTGCAACAAGTAGGGACTGTCCCCTATCACTGAACCCCATGACCAGCACATTCAGCAGCTGGCATAGATGCCTGGGACAGAGGGGAACCCTTTGCTACAGCAGGAAGATCATTAAGTCAGCTTTCTACAGCTGTTACAAAAGCAGCTATCTTCAGGATAGGAATGACAGAAAGAATgtttttacggagagggtgatcaggcaatggaatggactgcccggtgaggtggtggattccccatccctagagacatttaaaaagagactggatgtggcactcagtgccataatctagcaaccgcaccggtgggtcaagggttggacttgatgatctctgaggtcccttccaacccagctaattctatgattctatgacagaGATGCATGTGGTGATGACTATCTCTGCCCCTGCAGACCCCAAAGCCATAAAAAGACTAGTAAGAAGACCCTGATGTTTTAAAAGGGTACCTCATTGAAGAAAAGCTACAAATATAAGACAAAACATGTAACAGCCAGGAGGGTCAGGATGGCCAGTCCCACCTTGGGCCCATCCCAACCTGAGAAGATGGATACATGGTGTGGTAAATCAGTCAAGATATGGGAGTGGGAAAAACTGACACCAGCTGGGGGAGCCCGAGCTCATGCAGACAATTCCAGCAAGAATCACCAGTACCCTCAAAAACATTCTGAGGTCCTCCTGAGTGGAGCCTGAAGAAGGCATAACAAGCCATAGGAAAAAGCCTTAGTGCTAGACGTACATCAGGTAGCCTTAAAGGGCCACCCAACTTCTCCAGGCTTTTGATAAGCAAGGGGAATCTGGAACAAAACAAGTGTCTGCTTTAAATATCCCATGAACAACCCTTTCAGACTTAAGGAGGAACtgcaaatataatttatttatatatttaagatTAAAACTGCCATTTATAAAACTGGATTTtactcttaaaaacaaaatcactaAAGAGAAGACTTTTCAAACAAAGTAGCTCAAACTACATTGAATAGGTCAGTTCTGTCTCATGTATTGTTGCTTTCCTATCTATAGGTCTGTACATAATTAAGAAGGGATATTTCCAGGCATTTTACATTCATAATGATGGCCCAAAAAATTTTACATTCAGATggcattttaaacaaaaaaaacaaccatttcaaaacatttctggaAGCAATGCTGGCACCAAGACCTTTCTGCTCCCAGATGAAGGTGATAATCATTCCACTGCAATGCCACTTTTACTCCCATCCCATTGATTTTGCACTCCTTACTACAGAGTTCTCAAGCTTCAAAGAGAAGATCCCCATATGTAAAATTTGTTAATAATTATTAGaattaataattatttgttAATAAATTATCTTGGGAGTGGTGTATTTTTAATTCGCTTCTTGAGGAGAGCAGTCACCTTCAGTGGGTAGAGTAAATCATAGCATAATGTTTACTATAAGAGACAGGCACTGACAGTACTAACATCCTTTACCCTTTTTTACTAGGTTAGAGTATGTCCTATCTGCCttaggagaaggggaaaggagtgCTAGTACTAGCCCTGGAGACAGAATTTTGGGCACTAAACCACAAGAGGGCATGTATTATACAATCCCGAAGCAGGAATCTAAATCCTACAGAGGTGTGGGATTTAGGGTGCAGCCCTGCAACTGATACTTCATTATTGATAATGTCTACACCATCTCTTCCTGAAGAAGAGCCTTCTGAAGCACAGATCTGATAGTCCTTATTGTCCCCCTCAGGTTTACCTCACTTAGCTTTCACAGCAACTTAACTTGTGAACATTCAAGTTCTCTTTGGATAGTTCTGAGTAGGGAATACCTGCCAGGAAATACTTATACCAGGATTTGTACTGTTTCTACTTTATGTAACACGTATGTCAGGAAGGATGCTAGAATGTTAGTAAGGAACTGTCTTTGATAAATGATAAAGTCTGATTCTCATTTAAGGGAGTAATAATTAGGTACAAACAAGATGGAAGCTTGTCTTTCACTATAAACTCAAACAAAATTCTCCATATTCTGCCAAAGACCCATGGAACTATATGGTAGAGTAATGCCATATGTTAGAGCACAACGTTAGCATTTATATAGACAGCTATGTTCTCCTAATTTTGGGACAAATGTCATCAGATAATAATTGGCCATAATCTCAAAAGAATATCATAATGTGGGTGAGAACTGCCTTATGGGAATAAAATAACCACTCCCCCTGCTTCCCATTCCATGTCACTGTTAAAAGAGCAatggaggaaagaagggaaggagaaaggccAATTCGCAACTTTTTACAACTTCCAAACATCCCTAGTTAGAATTTCCAGCTGGCCAACAGTCAGATTATAAATATTCTGAGCTAAAGCCAGTGAGGAAAGGGATGTACTCAATCTGATTCTTACTCAAGGTGTTTCTACACAactttttaaactcttttttttttttccaaatacattttctgaaaaaaaattaaaacaaaaccaaaacaggtaCTCTCTCTTACCCTGAGATGTCTTTCCATTCGAGCAGTATCTCTCAATTGCTTCTTTAATATTATGGTTGCTTTTAAGAAGTTCATACAGTGcctatgaaatggaaaaaaataatttaaaaagagtcAAAGTTTGCAAATATCCAATCTGGACCTCTAAAACTAGCCTTCCAGCAAGCACATCTAATGTAAGAAGAGGATTTATCTTTATAAatgatgaaaattttaaaacagcaaacaaaagcaaCGTTCTCCAGAAGTTGGGGCAGGGTTTGATTAAAAGGT encodes the following:
- the MIER3 gene encoding mesoderm induction early response protein 3 isoform X5, whose translation is MLVHDYDDERTLEEEEMMEESKNFSSEIEDLEKEGNMPLEDLLAFYGYEPTISVMAGSSADSSPSELADELPDMTLDKEEIAKDLLSGDDEETQSSADDLTPSVTSHEATDFFPRPLRSNTTCDEDKESDGEDVEAENGNSSEDLRKEIMVGSQYQAEIPPYLGRYSSDEKAYENEDHLLWKPGVISETKVKEYLFETSLRTGNEKMIGRIPDSLHTRDNEQALYELLKSNHNIKEAIERYCSNGKTSQEEMTAWTEEECRSFEHALLLYGKDFHLIQKNKVRTRTVAECVAFYYMWKKSERYDYFAQQTRFGKKRYNHHPGVTDYMDRLVDEAEALGGAMHSSALTSNSRTETIPDQQLSILNSITANELTALTNSVATVCHTPDVNCLDDAFPPMDSLPRAPVNHVPVGTEELLNLPSNGESDCFNLFETGFYHSELNQMNICSEDTERPAKRLKMGIAVPESFMNDVSVNNLGVDFENHTHHITSAKMAVSVADFSSLSANDTNGFINAHTLHQHAALHSE
- the MIER3 gene encoding mesoderm induction early response protein 3 isoform X2, coding for MPLPVMSLPTGAGGSGSFGRPSAAAGGLLPAEEGRRVASFGSSSPVGSLSSEDHDFDPSAEMLVHDYDDERTLEEEEMMEESKNFSSEIEDLEKEGNMPLEDLLAFYGYEPTISVMAGSSADSSPSELADELPDMTLDKEEIAKDLLSGDDEETQSSADDLTPSVTSHEATDFFPRPLRSNTTCDEDKESDGEDVEAENGNSSEDLRKEIMVGSQYQAEIPPYLGRYSSDEKAYENEDHLLWKPGVISETKVKEYLFETSLRTGNEKMIGRIPDSLHTRDNEQALYELLKSNHNIKEAIERYCSNGKTSQEEMTAWTEEECRSFEHALLLYGKDFHLIQKNKVRTRTVAECVAFYYMWKKSERYDYFAQQTRFGKKRYNHHPGVTDYMDRLVDEAEALGGAMHSSALTSNSRTETIPDQQLSILNSITANELTALTNSVATVCHTPDVNCLDDAFPPMDSLPRAPVNHVPVGTEELLNLPSNGESDCFNLFETGFYHSELNQMNICSEDTERPAKRLKMGIAVPESFMNDVSVNNLGVDFENHTHHITSAKMAVSVADFSSLSANDTNGFINAHTLHQHAALHSE
- the MIER3 gene encoding mesoderm induction early response protein 3 isoform X4, whose protein sequence is MAEASFGSSSPVGSLSSEDHDFDPSAEMLVHDYDDERTLEEEEMMEESKNFSSEIEDLEKEGNMPLEDLLAFYGYEPTISVMAGSSADSSPSELADELPDMTLDKEEIAKDLLSGDDEETQSSADDLTPSVTSHEATDFFPRPLRSNTTCDEDKESDGEDVEAENGNSSEDLRKEIMVGSQYQAEIPPYLGRYSSDEKAYENEDHLLWKPGVISETKVKEYLFETSLRTGNEKMIGRIPDSLHTRDNEQALYELLKSNHNIKEAIERYCSNGKTSQEEMTAWTEEECRSFEHALLLYGKDFHLIQKNKVGTRTVAECVAFYYMWKKSERYDYFAQQTRFGKKRYNHHPGVTDYMDRLVDEAEALGGAMHSSALTSNSRTETIPDQQLSILNSITANELTALTNSVATVCHTPDVNCLDDAFPPMDSLPRAPVNHVPVGTEELLNLPSNGESDCFNLFETGFYHSELNQMNICSEDTERPAKRLKMGIAVPESFMNDVSVNNLGVDFENHTHHITSAKMAVSVADFSSLSANDTNGFINAHTLHQHAALHSE
- the MIER3 gene encoding mesoderm induction early response protein 3 isoform X3, which encodes MPLPVMSLPTGAGGSGSFGRPSAAAGGLLPAEEGRRVASFGSSSPVGSLSSEDHDFDPSAEMLVHDYDDERTLEEEEMMEESKNFSSEIEDLEKEGNMPLEDLLAFYGYEPTISVMAGSSADSSPSELADELPDMTLDKEEIAKDLLSGDDEETQSSADDLTPSVTSHEATDFFPRPLRSNTTCDEDKESDGEDVEAENGNSSEDLRKEIMVGSQYQAEIPPYLGRYSSDEKAYENEDHLLWKPGVISETKVKEYLFETSLRTGNEKMIGRIPDSLHTRDNEQALYELLKSNHNIKEAIERYCSNGKTSQEMTAWTEEECRSFEHALLLYGKDFHLIQKNKVGTRTVAECVAFYYMWKKSERYDYFAQQTRFGKKRYNHHPGVTDYMDRLVDEAEALGGAMHSSALTSNSRTETIPDQQLSILNSITANELTALTNSVATVCHTPDVNCLDDAFPPMDSLPRAPVNHVPVGTEELLNLPSNGESDCFNLFETGFYHSELNQMNICSEDTERPAKRLKMGIAVPESFMNDVSVNNLGVDFENHTHHITSAKMAVSVADFSSLSANDTNGFINAHTLHQHAALHSE
- the MIER3 gene encoding mesoderm induction early response protein 3 isoform X1 — encoded protein: MPLPVMSLPTGAGGSGSFGRPSAAAGGLLPAEEGRRVASFGSSSPVGSLSSEDHDFDPSAEMLVHDYDDERTLEEEEMMEESKNFSSEIEDLEKEGNMPLEDLLAFYGYEPTISVMAGSSADSSPSELADELPDMTLDKEEIAKDLLSGDDEETQSSADDLTPSVTSHEATDFFPRPLRSNTTCDEDKESDGEDVEAENGNSSEDLRKEIMVGSQYQAEIPPYLGRYSSDEKAYENEDHLLWKPGVISETKVKEYLFETSLRTGNEKMIGRIPDSLHTRDNEQALYELLKSNHNIKEAIERYCSNGKTSQEEMTAWTEEECRSFEHALLLYGKDFHLIQKNKVGTRTVAECVAFYYMWKKSERYDYFAQQTRFGKKRYNHHPGVTDYMDRLVDEAEALGGAMHSSALTSNSRTETIPDQQLSILNSITANELTALTNSVATVCHTPDVNCLDDAFPPMDSLPRAPVNHVPVGTEELLNLPSNGESDCFNLFETGFYHSELNQMNICSEDTERPAKRLKMGIAVPESFMNDVSVNNLGVDFENHTHHITSAKMAVSVADFSSLSANDTNGFINAHTLHQHAALHSE